From a single Bos indicus isolate NIAB-ARS_2022 breed Sahiwal x Tharparkar chromosome 11, NIAB-ARS_B.indTharparkar_mat_pri_1.0, whole genome shotgun sequence genomic region:
- the FNDC4 gene encoding fibronectin type III domain-containing protein 4, which produces MPGCLPADSVGTMASLMPLSPYLSPTVLLLVSCDLGFVRADRPPSPVNVTVTHLRANSATVSWDVPEGNIVIGYSISQQRQNGPGQRVIREVNTTTRACALWGLAEDSDYTVQVRSIGLRGESPPGPRVHFRTLKGSDRLPSNSSSPGDITVEGLDGERPLQTGEVVIIVVVLLMWAAVIGLFCRQYDIIKDNDSNNNPKEKGKGPEQSPQGRPVGTRQKKSPSINTIDV; this is translated from the exons ATGCCCGGGTGCCTCCCAGCGGACTCGGTGGGGACCATGGCTTCACTAATGCCCCTCTCCCCATATCTAAGCCCCACGGTCCTCCTGCTGGTCAGTTGCGACCTGGGCTTTGTGCGAGCAG ACCGGCCTCCGTCTCCTGTGAATGTGACAGTCACTCACCTCAGAGCCAACTCGGCCACTGTGTCCTGGGACGTCCCAGAAGGCAACATCGTcattggctactccatttcccaGCAA CGACAGAATGGCCCTGGGCAACGTGTGATCCGAGAGGTGAACACCACGACTCGGGCCTGTGCTCTCTGGGGCCTGGCTGAAGACAGTGACTACACAGTGCAGGTCAGGAGCATCGGCCTCCGGGGAGAAAGCCCCCCAGGGCCGCGGGTGCACTTCCGAACTCTCAAGGGGTCTGACCGGCTACCCTCCAACAGCTCAAGCCCAG gtGACATCACAGTGGAGGGTCTGGATGGAGAGCGACCACTGCAGACGGGGGAGGTGGTCATCATTGTGGTGGTGTTGCTCATGTGGGCTG CTGTAATCGGGCTATTCTGCCGTCAGTATGACATCATCAAGGACAATGACTCCAACAACAACcccaaggagaaggggaagggaccGGAACAGAGTCCTCAGGGAAGGCCAGTGGGGACAAGACAG AAAAAGTCACCATCCATCAATACTATTGACGTATGA